A portion of the Gossypium arboreum isolate Shixiya-1 chromosome 8, ASM2569848v2, whole genome shotgun sequence genome contains these proteins:
- the LOC108468864 gene encoding heavy metal-associated isoprenylated plant protein 39-like isoform X1 has product MKKIVLKLDLHDDKAKHKALKTVSTLSGIDSIAMDMKAQQLTVIGTVDPVNVVSKLRKNWSTTIVSVGPAKPPEKKEEPKKEEPKKEEPKKEEEPKKEEPKKEEEPKKEEPKKEEEPKKEEEPKKEEEKQPQPPAQQQPQLLPPPDPVLELVKAYRAYNPQMTTYYYVQSMEENPNACVIC; this is encoded by the exons ATGAAG AAGATTGTGCTGAAGTTGGATTTGCATGATGATAAAGCCAAGCACAAGGCTCTAAAAACAGTCTCGACTCTTTCAG gaATTGATTCCATTGCCATGGATATGAAAGCACAGCAATTGACAGTGATTGGAACGGTTGATCCTGTGAATGTGGTGAGCAAATTGCGCAAGAACTGGTCGACCACTATAGTATCGGTAGGGCCAGCAAAACCGCCGGAGAAGAAGGAGGAGCCGAAGAAGGAAGAACCCAAGAAAGAGGAGCCCAAGAAGGAGGAGGAGCCGAAGAAAGAAGAACCCAAGAAGGAAGAGGAGCCAAAGAAAGAAGAACCCAAGAAGGAAGAGGAACCCAAGAAGGAAGAGGAGccaaagaaagaagaagagaaacAACCACAGCCACCAGCACAGCAGCAGCCACAGCTGCTGCCACCACCGGACCCTGTCTTGGAGCTTGTGAAGGCTTACAGAGCATACAATCCTCAAATGACCACTTATTACTATGTTCAAAGCATGGAAGAGAATCCAAATGCTTGTGTTATCTGCTAA
- the LOC108468864 gene encoding heavy metal-associated isoprenylated plant protein 39-like isoform X2: MKIVLKLDLHDDKAKHKALKTVSTLSGIDSIAMDMKAQQLTVIGTVDPVNVVSKLRKNWSTTIVSVGPAKPPEKKEEPKKEEPKKEEPKKEEEPKKEEPKKEEEPKKEEPKKEEEPKKEEEPKKEEEKQPQPPAQQQPQLLPPPDPVLELVKAYRAYNPQMTTYYYVQSMEENPNACVIC, from the exons ATGAAG ATTGTGCTGAAGTTGGATTTGCATGATGATAAAGCCAAGCACAAGGCTCTAAAAACAGTCTCGACTCTTTCAG gaATTGATTCCATTGCCATGGATATGAAAGCACAGCAATTGACAGTGATTGGAACGGTTGATCCTGTGAATGTGGTGAGCAAATTGCGCAAGAACTGGTCGACCACTATAGTATCGGTAGGGCCAGCAAAACCGCCGGAGAAGAAGGAGGAGCCGAAGAAGGAAGAACCCAAGAAAGAGGAGCCCAAGAAGGAGGAGGAGCCGAAGAAAGAAGAACCCAAGAAGGAAGAGGAGCCAAAGAAAGAAGAACCCAAGAAGGAAGAGGAACCCAAGAAGGAAGAGGAGccaaagaaagaagaagagaaacAACCACAGCCACCAGCACAGCAGCAGCCACAGCTGCTGCCACCACCGGACCCTGTCTTGGAGCTTGTGAAGGCTTACAGAGCATACAATCCTCAAATGACCACTTATTACTATGTTCAAAGCATGGAAGAGAATCCAAATGCTTGTGTTATCTGCTAA
- the LOC108467676 gene encoding WRKY transcription factor 22-like yields MDVDWDLHAVVRGCATVTTTTSSSGGGCGGVAANSSLMADLYPQSRFSSFGSQEEPFQGQFSCFPNQFEAKNAMEELHELYKPFFPKSQPQTKQQQEHQQVKPKLSQVGSVTTTSSSTSTNNSRSKRRKNQLKRVCHVPPEGLSSDVWAWRKYGQKPIKGSPYPRGYYRCSSSKGCLARKQVERHRSDPNMFIVTYTAEHNHPAPTHRNSLAGSTRQKPFTPQTVIAGDSVKPSSSKPADSLSPTASVDEGVVVQSTKVDSREDLVEDEGEDEFGMSDTAVSDDFFEGLEGLAEIVTRNCFPDNFPASFDFPWTANNAATAAGGI; encoded by the exons ATGGATGTGGATTGGGATTTGCATGCGGTGGTGAGGGGCTGCGCCACCGTTACAACAACCACCAGCAGCAGCGGCGGCGGCTGCGGTGGTGTTGCTGCAAACAGTTCTTTAATGGCGGATTTATACCCTCAATCCCGTTTTTCTTCGTTTGGTAGCCAAGAAGAACCTTTTCAGGGTCAATTTTCGTGTTTTCCGAACCAGTTCGAAGCTAAGAACGCCATGGAGGAATTGCATGAGCTTTACAAGCCTTTCTTCCCCAAATCTCAACCTCAGACAAAACAACAGCAAGAACATCAACAAGTAAAGCCTAAGCTGTCTCAAGTTGGCTCTGTTACAACAACTAGTAGCAGCACATCTACGAACAATTCTCGATCTAAAAGAAG AAAGAATCAGCTGAAAAGGGTTTGCCATGTGCCGCCGGAAGGTCTCTCTTCAGATGTGTGGGCATGGAGAAAATATGGTCAAAAACCCATCAAGGGATCTCCTTATCCAAG GGGATATTACAGATGTAGTAGCTCAAAGGGGTGTTTGGCCAGGAAACAAGTGGAACGACACAGATCCGACCCGAATATGTTCATAGTTACGTACACAGCCGAGCACAACCACCCTGCTCCAACGCATCGGAATTCACTCGCTGGCAGCACTCGCCAGAAGCCTTTCACTCCACAAACGGTCATCGCCGGTGACTCAGTCAAACCTTCCTCATCTAAACCCGCCGACAGCTTGTCTCCGACGGCCTCCGTGGATGAAGGGGTTGTGGTTCAAAGTACAAAGGTGGACAGCCGAGAGGATTTGGTTGAAGATGAAGGGGAAGATGAGTTTGGGATGTCGGACACGGCGGTGAGTGATGATTTCTTCGAGGGTTTAGAAGGACTCGCTGAAATTGTCACCAGAAATTGCTTTCCCGATAACTTTCCGGCAAGTTTTGACTTTCCTTGGACTGCAAATAATGCAGCTACTGCCGCCGGTGGCATCTAA